A single region of the Bacillus cereus genome encodes:
- a CDS encoding ABC transporter permease subunit, with protein sequence MVKKVFLNGMEVTIQFIISILGIICLGALPKLFYGFELRASTYIKSLKEIFVNLMDISNFKYVGDKFLFPQLFVHYKETIVIFLAAFFISLFVAFCIVYVIMSSSPRIQHRIKSFLIFLESIPDILLILGSQILVIWFFKQTGFLPFQIAAIGGESIRGLPIFCLSIPTTILFVKMLVLRFENELEKDYVLFAKAKGLNRFHILNRHVLRNVLLSTLFFAKTNIFFMLSNLYIIEWIFNTGGIFMFLKSYEGIRVEVFIVSVLLIYIPIFILFKLFHYLIPAAMKERL encoded by the coding sequence GTGGTCAAAAAAGTTTTTCTGAATGGGATGGAAGTGACGATTCAATTTATTATTTCGATTTTGGGTATTATTTGTTTAGGGGCACTGCCGAAGTTATTTTATGGATTTGAGCTGCGTGCATCAACGTACATAAAGAGTTTAAAAGAAATATTTGTGAATTTAATGGACATCTCCAATTTTAAATATGTGGGAGATAAATTTTTATTTCCACAGTTGTTTGTCCATTATAAAGAAACGATTGTTATATTTTTAGCTGCTTTTTTCATTTCATTATTTGTAGCATTTTGTATTGTTTATGTGATTATGAGTAGTTCACCGCGTATACAACATCGCATTAAATCATTTCTCATCTTCCTAGAATCCATTCCAGACATTCTTCTTATTTTAGGATCACAAATTTTAGTTATATGGTTTTTTAAACAAACAGGTTTTTTACCTTTTCAAATTGCGGCAATTGGGGGCGAGTCGATTAGAGGATTACCAATATTTTGTTTGAGTATACCGACTACGATTCTGTTTGTAAAAATGTTAGTGCTTCGTTTTGAAAATGAGCTAGAAAAAGATTATGTACTATTTGCTAAGGCGAAAGGGCTGAATCGCTTTCATATTTTAAATCGTCATGTATTACGAAATGTGTTGCTTAGTACACTTTTCTTTGCGAAAACGAATATCTTTTTTATGTTATCTAATTTATATATTATAGAATGGATTTTTAATACGGGTGGTATTTTTATGTTTTTGAAATCGTATGAGGGTATTAGGGTTGAGGTTTTCATCGTTAGTGTACTGCTTATTTATATTCCAATTTTTATTTTATTTAAATTGTTTCATTATCTCATTCCAGCTGCGATGAAGGAGAGGCTATAA
- a CDS encoding efflux RND transporter periplasmic adaptor subunit, with translation MKKKNKVLITSVVAIGIAAGSYFAFAGGSSEVAMAYSGYKVTEKQIENAQKFGGEVIPNGIETISFDPTKGTYELAVKKGDEVKKGQLLFKYNDPTAKQGVTEAEMQKKIAQKEVTLFQKQIDAAKQKLQKDKNAGLPAEALKASEVEVGQLESQIEMKKFEVEKADEMIKAAKEKVNNLSVTSPADGVIDDIVKTADEKTGMSGITLRHAGQFKVKGQLSEYELASMKVGQEVTVSSKTVAGKTWTGKVTEIGSTPLKSMDENKTVSNYQFTVTLDNSEELQNGFHVYVTSKSGEATGTIVPKSSIVKKGDKNVVFVVKDGKAKEQAVTVEFETDSEAKVSGVKNGEQIISKPEKDLKDGMEVVVE, from the coding sequence ATGAAGAAGAAAAATAAAGTGTTAATTACTAGTGTAGTAGCAATTGGAATTGCAGCTGGATCATACTTTGCATTTGCTGGAGGCAGTTCAGAAGTAGCAATGGCATATAGCGGTTATAAAGTTACGGAAAAACAAATTGAAAACGCACAAAAATTTGGTGGCGAAGTTATTCCAAACGGAATTGAAACTATTTCATTCGATCCAACAAAAGGAACATATGAATTAGCTGTTAAAAAAGGCGATGAAGTGAAAAAAGGTCAGCTTCTGTTTAAATACAATGACCCTACTGCTAAACAAGGTGTAACAGAAGCAGAAATGCAAAAGAAAATCGCACAAAAAGAAGTAACATTGTTCCAAAAACAAATTGATGCAGCGAAACAAAAATTACAAAAAGATAAAAATGCAGGCCTTCCTGCTGAAGCATTAAAAGCATCAGAAGTTGAAGTTGGGCAATTAGAATCACAAATTGAAATGAAAAAGTTTGAAGTTGAAAAAGCTGATGAAATGATTAAAGCAGCAAAAGAGAAAGTAAACAATCTTTCTGTAACAAGTCCTGCTGATGGCGTAATTGATGATATCGTAAAAACTGCTGACGAAAAAACAGGTATGAGCGGAATTACTCTTCGTCACGCTGGTCAATTTAAAGTAAAAGGTCAACTTTCTGAATATGAGCTTGCTAGTATGAAAGTTGGGCAAGAAGTAACTGTTTCATCAAAAACTGTCGCTGGTAAGACTTGGACAGGAAAAGTAACGGAAATCGGTTCTACACCATTAAAGAGCATGGATGAAAATAAAACAGTTTCTAATTACCAATTCACTGTCACATTGGATAATAGTGAAGAATTACAAAACGGCTTCCACGTTTACGTAACAAGTAAATCAGGCGAAGCAACTGGTACGATTGTTCCGAAAAGCAGCATCGTGAAAAAAGGTGACAAAAATGTTGTCTTCGTTGTAAAAGATGGTAAAGCGAAAGAACAAGCGGTTACTGTTGAATTTGAAACAGATAGCGAAGCAAAAGTTTCTGGAGTGAAAAACGGAGAGCAAATTATCTCTAAACCTGAAAAAGACTTAAAAGATGGTATGGAGGTTGTCGTGGAATGA
- a CDS encoding ABC transporter permease, with protein sequence MWTYIKRDKRFWISIGFLLILVLLSIGNTIWNDGQIKKVTLQYDAAGNPEVPPFSPSLQFLLGTDRKGYDLLHLVIEGAKWTIGISILIAALRMVIGVFFGVVLGTYVKRGFSKIEAFFDSFTVIPTVMIAYFFLQSVNLFGSGEETTTFFERASFQVVLLVMLVMPVIALYVAKEVRKLQTEEFIDAARILGGSRRHIVIKHIFPHLYMTFILVFLQQFTQTLTILLHLGLLEVFFGGTVQFGGPIGIKEIDSYTHEWSGLIGVYFRSLTVHPWIPLVPITFFGLTIFSGNMIVKSIEEAMMKVRLGGEIKKTNVEEEQFAVQSKEELFTFKHTM encoded by the coding sequence ATGTGGACGTATATAAAACGTGATAAAAGATTTTGGATAAGCATTGGGTTTCTTCTCATATTAGTTCTTTTGAGCATCGGAAATACGATATGGAATGATGGACAGATTAAAAAAGTTACATTGCAATATGATGCGGCTGGAAATCCAGAAGTACCACCGTTTTCACCTTCATTACAATTTTTACTCGGGACAGATCGGAAAGGATATGACCTTTTACATTTAGTCATTGAAGGCGCGAAGTGGACGATTGGTATATCTATTTTAATTGCAGCACTTAGAATGGTAATAGGTGTGTTTTTCGGTGTTGTACTCGGAACGTATGTAAAAAGAGGGTTTTCTAAGATTGAGGCTTTTTTTGATAGTTTCACAGTTATTCCGACAGTTATGATTGCGTATTTCTTTCTTCAATCTGTGAATCTATTTGGAAGTGGAGAGGAAACAACAACTTTTTTTGAAAGGGCTTCGTTTCAAGTTGTATTACTTGTAATGCTTGTGATGCCAGTTATTGCACTGTATGTTGCGAAGGAAGTTCGTAAATTACAGACGGAAGAATTTATTGATGCTGCCCGCATATTAGGCGGATCAAGAAGACACATAGTTATAAAACATATTTTTCCGCATCTCTATATGACGTTTATACTCGTATTTCTTCAACAATTTACTCAAACTCTTACAATTTTACTTCATTTAGGGCTACTTGAGGTGTTTTTTGGTGGGACGGTCCAGTTTGGTGGACCGATAGGGATAAAAGAAATAGATTCTTACACGCATGAATGGTCCGGTTTAATAGGAGTGTACTTTAGATCCTTAACAGTGCATCCATGGATTCCTCTTGTTCCAATTACATTTTTCGGACTTACCATTTTTTCAGGGAATATGATTGTGAAAAGTATAGAAGAAGCGATGATGAAAGTAAGGTTAGGTGGAGAGATCAAGAAGACAAATGTAGAAGAGGAACAATTTGCTGTGCAGTCAAAAGAAGAGTTGTTTACGTTTAAACATACGATGTGA
- a CDS encoding TIGR02206 family membrane protein → MEAYFSAQPLKPFIPYSRQHAIILFIMLVGIFFLYQYQDSLRQSEWNITVRYAIAFLFIGSEIGLHMWEWKAGIFELGTSLPFELCTISLLLASIMIVTKSYRLYEIVFFTGIIGASQAILTPNVQYAFPHFRFIEFFIAHVLLIWAPLFMTWVEGYRPTLQSIKRTMIFLNILIPIVSFVNYKTGGNYMFLARKPETASLLDMLGPHPYYIISLEIAALMGCFILYMPFAKREGHAHKESLGS, encoded by the coding sequence ATGGAAGCTTATTTTAGTGCGCAACCATTAAAGCCATTTATTCCGTACTCAAGGCAACATGCCATTATATTATTTATTATGTTGGTAGGGATATTCTTTCTATATCAATATCAAGATTCATTACGTCAAAGTGAGTGGAATATAACGGTTCGATATGCAATTGCATTTCTATTTATAGGAAGTGAGATTGGACTTCATATGTGGGAATGGAAAGCCGGGATTTTTGAGCTAGGCACCTCATTACCATTTGAGTTATGTACGATTAGTTTATTGTTAGCATCGATTATGATTGTAACGAAAAGTTACCGATTATATGAGATTGTGTTTTTTACAGGAATTATTGGTGCATCACAAGCCATTTTAACGCCAAACGTGCAATATGCTTTTCCACATTTTCGCTTTATAGAATTCTTCATTGCACATGTATTACTCATTTGGGCACCACTCTTTATGACATGGGTGGAAGGATATCGTCCGACATTACAATCTATTAAACGCACGATGATATTTTTAAACATATTGATTCCAATTGTTTCGTTTGTGAATTACAAAACGGGCGGTAATTATATGTTTTTAGCTCGTAAGCCAGAAACAGCTTCATTGCTCGATATGTTAGGGCCGCATCCTTACTATATTATTTCATTAGAAATTGCAGCGCTTATGGGATGTTTTATTTTGTATATGCCGTTTGCGAAAAGAGAAGGGCATGCGCATAAAGAATCACTAGGATCATAA